In Streptomyces sp. ML-6, the genomic stretch CGTCGAGTACGGCCCGGGACTGCGGGACGAGGCGGAGACCACGGCGAGGCTCTTCGCCGGAGCCAGGGCAACAGCATCCGACCTCCCCGGGATCCGGGTGATCCTCGGCAGTTCCTACGCGGCCAACCCCTCGGCCGCACCGGAGAAACCGGCATCCTCCGGCGTCCCGTCCGCCGTCGCCGACGAGGCGCGGTCGGCCGACGACGACCCGTGCGCGAACCTCTCGTACGGCTGACCTTATGCCGGACGCGGGAGCGGGAGCGGGCGCGGGCGTACGGCGTCGGGCGGCGGTGCCGGGCGAGGCGGAAGCGGCGGTGAGGAAGAGGCCGGGGCCGGGGCATGGTGCGACAACAGCCGTGCCGCGCCCCGGCCCGGCGCCGTTCTCAGGCGCCCCGCTCGCGCAGGCGCACGGACCGCGCCGGTCTGCGACCGGCACGTTCGGTGAGCTGACCCACCATCAGCCGGACGACGGTCACCACATCGGGATCGTCGACCAGATACACCTGGCGGCGGCCCTCACGCCGCGAGCGGACCAGTCCCGCCAGTTTCAGTTTCGTCAGATGCTGGCTCACCGAGGGGAGTGTGCCGCCAACCCGGTCGGCGAGGCCCGTCACATCGCTCTCGCCCTGGGACAGGGCCCACACGATGTGCAGCCGTGCGGGCGTCGCCAGCAGGCCGAAGGCCGCCGCGGCCTCCGTCAGCACCTCGGCGGGCGGATCCTCGAACCCGCCGTCGGCAGCTGTCGACACTCTTGCTCTCCCTGTCCGTGTGGCCGGCTCCTCGCACCCGAAGGGTTCAGTGTAGGTGCCGGACATCTGCTGAGTGCCGTCGACGAGATCCGGCCACAGTGAACGGAGGAACTCCTTGTCGAGGCGGGGGATCCGGCCGACCGCACGGACGAACCGGTCGGACGGCCATGATTGCTGCGACCAGGGGTTCTGTGCGCTTCCCCGGGCGATTCGGGCCCTCGTCCCGCCCCTTCGGAGCCCCCGGGCGGAATCGTTTCCGGCTCCCGTGGGACGAACTCCCCCAAGGGGACCCGGACCCGGCCACATGGCGAAGGAGTGCTTGCCCCCGCGTGACCGGTGCGCAAGGCTTACGCGCACGGGGCATGGGGAACGCATGAGCGGGGAGGAGCGGGGAAATGGCGCTTGACAGGGGACTCGACTGGCTCCTTGACGACCTCACGAGCCGGGTCGAGTACATACGGCATGCGCTGGTGCTGTCGAACGACGGTCTGGTGACGGGCGCGAGCACGGACCTGGCGCGCGAGGACGCGGAACACCTCGCCGCGGTCGCATCGGGGCTCCAGAGCCTCGCCCGCGGATCGGGACGCCACTTCCGGGCCGGGAAGCCCCGGCAGACGATGGTCGAGTTCGACGAGGCGATGCTGTTCGTGACGGCGGCCGGGGACGGCAGCTGTCTGTGCGTGCTGAGCGAGGCGGAGGCCGATGTCGGCCAGGTCGCGTACGAGATGACACTGCTCGTGAACAGGGTCGGGGAGCATCTCGGTGTTGCCGCGAGGCAGACCGGGAGCGAGGAGGGCGACGAGATCTGACCCGGCCACGAGGTTATCCACAGGCTGGGCGGGCGATTCCTCTTCCGCGTTACGGTGATCACAGAGAGTGATCGATCCTCACGGGGGAGAGCGTCATGACTGTTACCGAAGGCGGCCACACGGGGGCCGAGGGCGCGCGGGACATGGGCGCGGACGTCGGCACCGGCACCGCGGACACGATCGCCATGGGCACGGCCGCGCGGGAACTCCTGCTGAAACGCGGTGAGTTCGCCATCGCAGTGCATCTGGGACTGATCCGGCTGACGGTGCGACAGGGCGGCGGAAGGCCCAGGGTCGACCGTGCGGAGGTCCAACGGCTCCGGTCCCAGGACGGGTTCCCGGAAGCACTGCGGGAGAAGGTGTGCGCGGTGGGGACCGCGGAAGGGGCCCACCTGCTGGGCATCAGCCCCGACCGCTTCACCCGGCTCGCCCGCGCCGGATGCCTCACCCCGATCGCGCTCTACGTCAACCGGTACCGGGCGGTTGTCTGGCTCTACCTCGCGGAGGAGCTCGCCGGGTTCGCCGCCGGGCAACCCGAACTTTTGACGGGCAGGAGCCCCGCCTGGGTACGAGACCGGTTGGCGGAGGGCGCCGACCACCGGGCACGGAACTGGCGTTCGCGCCGGGTCGAGCGATTGTTGCACCTCACGGAGGACCCCTGGACGCGGGCGGCAGTGGTCGCCGAGACGCTGGACCCGGTGCAGTTGGCGGAGGTGGTCGACGACCCGTACGAACGCGCCTACCTCGCCAGGATCCGGCCGGAACCGTCCTTCGCGCCGATGTCCTCGCCGTCGGCCCGGGAAACCGTGGCGCAGCTGATGCGGGCCGACGAACCGGACGAGATGTTGTGGCGGCGGGTCGGCCTGATCATGGAGCTGGACAACGCCCGGGAAGTCCGCCCGGCTCCGCGCCCGGACGCCGGATGGAGTTCTCGCCCCCGTCCCTTCCCCGCCCCGAGGCAGGAGCACCGACCCGAAGCCGAAGCGGATTCAGGAGCCGGAATCGACTTCGGCACGGAGACCGGTCCGGGCCCCGAACGGGGCCCCGAGGCCAAAGCCGAGGCAGTGCCCGCGGTGGTCGTGCCCACTCCGGCCCCGATGCCGGACCCCTTTCGAACCCCTGGCCCGGTACCGGCCCCGGAGCAGGTCCCGGATCGACCACCGGTCCCGGACCTGACTGCGCTGCCTGATCCGACCGTGGTACCCGACCCGCTCCCGGCGTCGGTTCCGGTTCCGGCGTCTGACCCGGTTGCGGCCCTTGGCCCGGTCGCGGTGGCCGGTCGGTCCACGGCGCATGACTCGGCTCCCGGCCCGGACCCGGCGTCAGGGTGGGCGACGACGCCCGCTTCGGGGGCGGCTCCGGCGGGGGCGGTGGGGACCGCGCCCGGCCTGCTCGCCCGGTTCCGTCTGCGCAGGCGCGTGTCCGGGCCCGGGCGCGGTCGGCGCCCCGCACCGGGCCGTGCGCCGCACGGCGCGTGAGGGAGCGAAGAAGGATGAAAACGTTGCTCACGCAGGCAGGAGATCCGCGACGGGTGGGAAAACAGGTCGCGGACGAAGATCGGTACGGGCATCCTGGCTGCCATGCTGATCAGGGAAGCCACCACCGAGGACTGGCCCGCCATCTGGCCGTTCTTCCACGAAATCGTCGCCGCAGGCGAGACCTTCACCTACCCTCTCGACCTCGGCGAGGAGGAGGCCGAATCCTGGTGGCTCCTCAAGTCCCCCAACCGTACGGTTGTCGCGGTCGACGACGACGGGACGATCCTCGGCACGGCCAAGATGAACAACAACCACATGGGCAACGGCTCGCACATCGGCAGCGCCAGCTACATGGTCGATCCCGAACACTCGGGGCAGGGGGTGGGCCGGGCCCTGTGCGAGTACACCCTGGAGTGGGCCCGCGAGGCGGGGTTCCGGGCCATGCAGTTCAACGCGGTCGTGGAGACGAACACCCACGCCGTCCGGCTCTACCGGTCGCTGGGCTTCGAGATCCTGGGAACCCTGCCGGAGGGGTTCAAGCACCCGGAGCGCGGGCTGGTCGGACTGCACATCATGCACCGACGGCTCTGAACGCGCCGGCGTCGCCGGCGGAACCGCAGCCCCGTCCTCGGGCTCGCCCGGACCGGCCCGGGATGGGCGGTTCCTCACACAGGTTCCGTTGCGGACCGGGCGGTGGACACGGGCGGCACCGGGGGGCCGATCTCGCACCAGACCGCCTTGCCCTCCCCGCGGGGCTCGACCCCCCAGCGGGTGGCGACGGCGTCCAGGAGCAGCAACCCCCGCCCCGACGTCGCGGTCTCGCCGGGGCTGCGCCGCCTCGGCCAGGCACTGGAGCGGTCCTGCACGGACAGCCGGACCCGGCGGACGGGCTCCGGCAACACTTCCAGAGTGAGCACCGCCCCGCCCTCCGTGTGCAGCAGGACGTTCACCAGCAATTCATCGGTGACCAGCTCCGCGTCGTCGGCGAGCTCGGCCATGTCCCAGTCGGTCAGGGCCTGGCGCACGATGGTACGGGCGTCGGAGAGCCCTTCCGGGTCGGCCTGGTGGATGTACTGGTGCAGCCGCGGCGCCCGCGGCGAACCAGGATCCGGGCTGCGCCGGAGCACCAGGAGGGCCACGTCGTCCCCCGAACCCCAGCGTTCCCAGAGCCGCTCCGACAGATGGTCGGCCAGTGCCTGGGCGCCCGCCGGCCCCGCGTTCACCTCGTTGATCAACGTACGGACGCCCGAGTCGATGTCGGCCCCCGGCTCCTCCACCAGACCATCGGTGTACAGGACGAGGGTCTCGCCCGGCACCAGGTCGAGCCGGGTCTCGGGGAACTCCTCGTCCCCGAAGTCGGTCGAGATGCCCAGTGGCAGACCGCCCCGTACCTGGGGGCTGCCGACCCGGCCGTCCGTGTGCCGGATCAGTGGCCCGAAATGCCCGGCGCGGACCACCCGTACGGTCCCCGACGCCAGATCGACCTGGGCGTACGTGCAGGTCGCGAAGCGGTCAGTGTCCAGCTCGGAGAGGAAGCGCGAGGCCCGCGCCAGCACCGTCGACGGCGAGTGCCCCTCGGCGGCGTACGCGCGCAGGGCGATGCGCAGCTGCCCCATCGTGGCGGCGGCATGAGTGTCGTGGCCCTGCACGTCGCCGACCACGATCCCGAACCGGTTCTTGGGCAGTGCGATCACGTCGTACCAGTCGCCGCCGACCTGCCGGCCGCTCCAGGCCGAGTGGTAACGCACGGCGATCTCGCCGCCCTCGATCTCCTGGATCCGCCTCGGCAGCATCGCGGACTGGAGACCGGTGGCGAACTCGCGTTCCTCGTCGAAGAGCTTCGCGCGTTGCAGGGACTGGGCGACGATGGCGGCCAGTCCCAGGCACAGATTGCGTTCGTCCGCGTTGAACACCGTTCTTTCGCGGTAGAAGAGCGCCAGGGTGCCGAGGGAGCGCGCCTGGGCCACGAGCGGCAGATAGGCGGCGGCACGGAACTCCATCCGGTCGGCATGAGGGGCCAGCGCCGGATAGCGGTGGACGAGTGCGGAGACCGACGTCAGGAATCTGGGCCGGCCGCTCAGGGTCGTGTCGGCCAGCGGGAAATCACGGTCCAGGCCCGTGTACCGGAGCTCGTCGATCGCCTCCACCGAATCGCCGCTCAGCGCGATGACGTTCATCGAGGTGTTCTCGACCAGCCCGAGCGAGAGTCCGTCCGCACCGAGCCGGGCGAGCCCGCCCGGCCCGGTGAGCGACGCGGTCACGTCGTCCACGGTCACCGCTCGCGACAAGGCGCTCGTTGTGCGTTCAACGATGCTGGTCTGGCGTTGCCGACGCTTTTCCAGATCCAGCACGAAGGCCGAATGGGTGACCTCGGCGGTGGTGTCCTGCACCACCCCGATGATCCGCTGCACCTGACCGTCCTCGGTGCGCAGGATCCGGGCCTGGATATGGGTCCACTGCTCCTTGCCGTTGTCCAGCGGCACCCGGAAGTGCACGCTGTACGAACTGCGCCCGCTCTTGATCGCCTCGTCGATCGCCACTTCGAGGCGGGTCCGCTCCGACTGTTCGAGCCGCTCCATCACGGTCTCCGGCCGACGGTCGAAGGCATGGGGGTCCAGACCGAACACCAGCAGCCCGGCATCGTCGATGTCGAGCGTGTCGGCCTCCACGTTCCACTCGAAACTGCCCGTCCGGTTCATGGCAAGCCGCTGGGCCGTTGCGGTCTCGCTGTTGCGCGTCCGGTCGATCAGCAGGCGGGGCGGAACCGATCTGCTCGATTGCTGGTCGTGATCGGTCATTCCTGCTCCGAGGTCGCCGGGCTGGGCTGCCGGGCGGCGCGGCCCGTGCCGGGTGTCTCAATTGTCGAACCGGTTCCGGCAGGCTGCCACAGCGGCTGCCCGGCGGAATCCGGCCCGGGCACCACGCCCGGCGCCTCCGGCACCCCTGCCGTCCCGGGCCGTGGTCCGCCCCCGCAGAATGGCAGCGGAAGATCGTCCGCGACCTGCGGTCGATACGGCACAGGGGCTGACCGGAGGGCATTCATGAACCACGAGGATCCCGTTCTGCTGCACACCGAGGGACGCGTCCGGCACATCACGCTCAACCGTCCACGCGCCCTCAACGCGCTGAACCACGTCATGGTGGCCCGCCTCGACGAAGCGCTCGCCGAGGCCGAACACGACGACTCCGTCACCGCCGTCCTGCTCACCGGAGCGGGCGAACGCGGGCTCTGCGCGGGCGGCGACATCCGCTCCATCTACGAGGACGCCCGCGCCGGGAACAACGCGTCGACGGACTTCTGGCGCGACGAGTACCGGCTCAACGCCCGCATCGCCCGCTTCCCCAAGCCGTACGTCGCGATCATGGACGGCATCGTGATGGGCGGCGGCGTCGGCATCTCGGCCCACGGGGACGTCCGGGTCGTCACCGAACGCTCACGCGTCGCCATGCCCGAGACCGGAATCGGATTCGTCCCCGACGTGGGCGGAACGCACCTCCTCGCCGCGGCACCCGGTGAACTGGGCACCCACCTGGCCCTCACCGCGGAGGCGGCCGGTCCGGGCGACGCGCTGCTGTGCGGGCTCGCCGACCACTTCGTCCCGTCGCACCACCTCACCGCACTCGTCACGGACCTCGCCGGCTGCGGCACGGCCACGGAGATCGAGAAGACGGTGCTGCGGTACGCCTCGCCCGCACCCGCCGGTGAGCTGGCAGAACACCGCGAGTGGATCGATTCCTGCTACCGGGCCGACTCGGTCGAGGAGATCGTCGACCGGCTCGGCAGCAGCGGCGTCCCCGCCGCCGAACGGGCCGCCGAGACTGTCCTGGCCAAGTCGCCCACCGCGCTCAAGGTGACCCTCGCCGCGCTGCGCAGGGCCCGCGGGCTGGACAGCCTGGAAGCGGTGCTGGACCAGGAATACCGCACTTCGTGCACCGCTTTCACCAGGCCCGACCTGGTGGAAGGCGTGCGGGCCCAGATCATCGACAAGGACCGTTCCCCGCGATGGAGCCCGGCGGCCCTCGCCGACGTCACCGACGCCGACGTGGCGTCCTTCTTCGCCCCGCTGGGCGACCGGGAACTCGGCCTGGCCCCCGGCCGGCAGGTGGGCCCGGCCGCCGGTTCCCCGACGGAGCACTGAGCCGGCACGGACCGCCCGCACCCGGGGAGGGGCCGTCACGACCCGACGGAACCGCCCCGGAGCACGCACGGATTCAGAGTTCCCCCGGACCGTCCACCACCTGGAAGGGCACACCGAGGAGCCCGGCCGCGGCCCTGAGGTCCTTGGCACGGTGACCGGTGCACAGCGTCCAGTGATGGCCGACCCCCGTCGCGGACCAGGCGTCCGTCCACTCGCCGGGATCGAAACCGAAGTCGACCCGGGACGTGGTGTTGCCGATCTCCAGCAACGGCCCCGGCACCACCTCCCCCTCGGACGCGATGAAGGTGAAGGTGCCATCGGCCTCCTGGCCGATGCCGAACGTGGTGACCGGGCCGTGCTCGACATCGAATTCCACGCTGACGCCCCAGCCGCGCTTGCCGTGGTAGACGCCGAGCCCGCGCAGCAGCGGGTCCCCGGAACTGATCGCGAGATGGGCGGGACCGTCATGGCCCATCTCGACGACCCGGTCCCGGAAATTGAGGGCCTGGAACTCGGTGAAGGAACCACCCGCCCCCAGGGTGTCGGCGACCAGCATGGCCAGACTGGTGCGCAGCTCGTACTCCCCGGCCATCGGGACGCCGCGCGCGGTCAGCAGCGAAGCGCCCAGGATCATCCCGGCGCCGAGCCGCTCGTGGATCTCGCCCTCCAGACCGCGGTGGTAGTAGGCGAGGCTGTCCAGCCCGAAGTCCTCCACCAGCCGGTCCAGCCCCACCGAGACCCGGGCCGCCCACGCGAGATCGCCCTCGTCGACGGAACTGTCGAGCGTGAAGACCGTACGCGCCAGCGCGACGCGTTCGGCGGCGGCCGCGTCCGTCACGGCGGCGACCCGGACCCGCAGATCGTCGAACTCGAGAACCTCGACATGCCCGCCGAACCGGGTGGAGACCAGCGTCATGTCGGTGGACACGTCGAGCATGCCGGGGTAGAGGTGGCCCATCAGCCCGTGCCGACCGTGACGCAGCACCCCGCGCACCCGGGCGGCACGGATCCAGCGGCGGATCCTGGTCCAGGCGTTCTCGTCGCGCAGATGGCCCGACACGGAACGGAAGGGGATTCCCCCGCGCCGGAACACATTGGCGATCTCCGGCAGCGGGCACTGACCGCAGTAGGCCAGCCACGCCCCCGTGTCCGTGTTCGCATGATCCATCGCCTCGGTCGGCTGGAGGTCGATGACCAGCACCGGAGCATGGGCGCGCTGGGCGATGGGCAGGACCATCGAGGCCGTGAGGTACGTCGTCAGGAACGTCACGACGATGTCGCAGTCGGCCGCGCGCAGCTTCCCGGCCGCCCCGGCGGCCTCCTGCGGATCGGAGACGAAGCCGGCGTCGACGACCTCGCAGTCCATTTCCTCGAACCGCCCGGTCACGAAGCGCGCGGATTCCCGCAGCCGTTCGAGGAGACCGGGGAACTGCGGCCAATACGCGCCGAGTCCGCCGGAGACCAGACCCACACGGGTACGACGGCGTGTGACGCGGGTGAGTGCGGAGCCCGGCACAGCGGGCGGGACATCAGCCATGGGTTTCCTTCCTCCGTCTTCCGTACCGGGTCCGGTCCGCCCCCGTGGGCGCCCGGACCGCTGTCGAGGGCGGGACACCGGGCGCGCGGTCGGCTTCCAGCCGGGCGGCGGCCCGGTCCCACGCCCGTGGGTCGCCCCGCGGGGTGTAGTGACGCAATTCCTGGGTCCGTGCCACGAGCCGCCTCATGTCGTCGAGGTCCCCCACCAGCCCGTGGGCACGGGCCTGCACCAGGATGTTGCCAAGTGCAGTCGCCTCGGCGGGACCGGCCGTGACGGGGAGTCCGGTGGCGTCCGAGGTCCACTGGCACAGCAGCGCGTTGCGCGACCCCCCGCCGACGAGATGGATCCGGACCGGATCCCGCCCCGCGAGGGCGGCGGCCAGGCGCAACGTCCTGCGATGGGCCAGTGCCAGACTCTCCAGCACGCAGCGCACGTACCCGCCGGGACCGTCCGGCGGCGCCTGCCCGGTCCGCGCGAGGTGGGCGTCGATGCGCGCCGGCATGTCGCCCGGCGCGAGGAACGCCTCGTCGTCCGGATCGATCACCGCGGCGAACGGCCGGGCCCCGGCCGCCTCCGAGAGCAGCCGGTCCAGCCCCGGGGAGACCCCCTGCCGGTCCCACGTCCGACGGCACTCCTCCAGCAGCCACAGCCCCATGACGTTGCGGAGATAGCGGATGGTGCCGTCCACCCCGCGCTCATTGGTGAAGCTCGCCGCCCGGGACTCCTCCGTCAGGACCGGGGCCGTCAGTTCGAGCCCCGCCAACGACCACGTGCCGCAGGAGAGGTACGCGAACCCCGGCTCCGTCGCGGGCACCGCGGCGACCGCCGACGCGGTGTCGTGCGAGGCGACCGTCGTCACCGGCGTCCTGGCGGGCAGACCGGTGTACTCGGCGACGTGCGGCAGCAGCGTTCCCGCAGGATCACCGGGCTCGCGCAGCGGCGGGAACCACGAACGATCCAGCCCCAGCCGTCCGATCAGCGCATCGGACCAGGTCCCGGCGGACGCGTCGAGCAGGCCGGTCGTCGACGCGTTGGTGATCTCCGCACCCACCGAGCCCGTCAGCCAGTGCGTCAGCAGATCCGGGATCAGCAACACCGTCCGCGCCGCCTCCCACTGGGCACTCGTACGGTGGGCGGCCAGCTGGAACACCGTGTTGAACGGCAACTGCTGCAACCCGCTGACGGTGTACAGCTCCCGCCCGTCGCACTCGGCCAGCACCCGGCGGGCGGCCTCGGCGTTACGGCCGTCGCGGTAGTGGAACGGCAGCCCCAGCAGCGCCCCGTCGGCATCGAGGAGGCCGTAGTCGACCGCCCAGGTGTCGATGCCGACCGAGGCGACCGGACCCGTGCGGGCGGCGGCCCGCAGTCCGTCCAGCATCCCCTGGTACAGGGCGAGCACGTCCCACCGCAGCCCGTCCGGCAGCCGGACCGGCGTATTGGGGAAGCGGTGCGCCTCGGCCGGGACGAGCTCTCCGCGCCCCACCCGGCCGGTGATCACCCGGCCGCTGGTCGCACCGAGGTCCACGGCCGCGAAGACCGCTTCGCTCCCTGACATCACGGACACGACGGCCTCCTTCCGGCCGGGGCGGGGGTGCGGCTCATCGCAGGAAGGCCGCGGCCACACCGGCATCGACGGGAATGTGCAGCCCCGTCGTGTGCGTGAGGTCGCCGCCCGTCAGCGCGAAGACCGCGTTGGCCACGTGTTCCGGGAGCACCTCGCGCTTGAGGAGCGTGCGCTGGGCGTAGAACTCCCCGAGCTTCTCCTCCTCGACGCCGTACGTGGCCGCACGCTGGGCACCCCAGCCCGATGCGAAGATTCCCGAACCGCGCACCACACCGTCGGGGTTGACGCCGTTGACCCGGATCCCGTGCTCACCCAATTCGGCCGCCAGCAGTCGCACCTGATGGGCCTGGTCGGCCTTGGTGGCCGAATAGGCGATGTTGTTCGGGCCCGCGAACACCGCGTTCTTCGACGTGACGTAGACGATGTCACCACCGAGGTTCTGGACCCGCATCATCCGGGCGGCCTCCCGCGACACCAGGAACGAGCCGCGCGCCATGATGTCGTGCTGGAGGTCCCAGTCCTGCGCGGTGGTGTCCAGCAGCGGCTTCGAGACGGAGATCCCGGCGTTGTTCACGACGAGGTCCACACCGCCGAACGCGAGCGCGGCGGCCCCGAACGCGGCGACGATCTGCTGCTCGTCGGTCACGTCGGCCGTCACCGCGACGGCCGCGTCGGGCCCGCCGAGCTCCTGTGCCACCGAGGCGGCGTTCCCGGCGTCGCGGTCCACGACGACGACACACGCCCCCTCCGCGACCAGCCGGTGCGCGATGGCCCTGCCGATGCCGGACCCCGCACCCGTGACCAGCGCCACCCGGGTGGCCAGGGGCCGGGGCCTCGGCATCCGGCGCAGCTTGGCCTCCTCCAGCTCCCAGTACTCGATCCGGAACTTCTCGGATTCCTCGATCGGGGCGTACGAGGAGACGGCCTCGGCACCACGCATGACCTGGATGGCGTTGAGGTAGAACTCCCCGGCCACCCGGGCCGTCTGCTTGTCCTTTCCGAAGGAGAACATGCCGACCCCGGGCACCAGCACGATCGCCGGGTCCGCACCGCGCATCGCCGGGGAGCCGGGCGAGGCATGCCGCTCGTAGTAGGCGCGATACGCCTCCCGGTACTCCGCGTGCAGTTCCCGCAGCCGCGCCTCG encodes the following:
- a CDS encoding DUF6397 family protein — its product is MTVTEGGHTGAEGARDMGADVGTGTADTIAMGTAARELLLKRGEFAIAVHLGLIRLTVRQGGGRPRVDRAEVQRLRSQDGFPEALREKVCAVGTAEGAHLLGISPDRFTRLARAGCLTPIALYVNRYRAVVWLYLAEELAGFAAGQPELLTGRSPAWVRDRLAEGADHRARNWRSRRVERLLHLTEDPWTRAAVVAETLDPVQLAEVVDDPYERAYLARIRPEPSFAPMSSPSARETVAQLMRADEPDEMLWRRVGLIMELDNAREVRPAPRPDAGWSSRPRPFPAPRQEHRPEAEADSGAGIDFGTETGPGPERGPEAKAEAVPAVVVPTPAPMPDPFRTPGPVPAPEQVPDRPPVPDLTALPDPTVVPDPLPASVPVPASDPVAALGPVAVAGRSTAHDSAPGPDPASGWATTPASGAAPAGAVGTAPGLLARFRLRRRVSGPGRGRRPAPGRAPHGA
- a CDS encoding roadblock/LC7 domain-containing protein encodes the protein MALDRGLDWLLDDLTSRVEYIRHALVLSNDGLVTGASTDLAREDAEHLAAVASGLQSLARGSGRHFRAGKPRQTMVEFDEAMLFVTAAGDGSCLCVLSEAEADVGQVAYEMTLLVNRVGEHLGVAARQTGSEEGDEI
- a CDS encoding rhamnulokinase family protein; this translates as MSGSEAVFAAVDLGATSGRVITGRVGRGELVPAEAHRFPNTPVRLPDGLRWDVLALYQGMLDGLRAAARTGPVASVGIDTWAVDYGLLDADGALLGLPFHYRDGRNAEAARRVLAECDGRELYTVSGLQQLPFNTVFQLAAHRTSAQWEAARTVLLIPDLLTHWLTGSVGAEITNASTTGLLDASAGTWSDALIGRLGLDRSWFPPLREPGDPAGTLLPHVAEYTGLPARTPVTTVASHDTASAVAAVPATEPGFAYLSCGTWSLAGLELTAPVLTEESRAASFTNERGVDGTIRYLRNVMGLWLLEECRRTWDRQGVSPGLDRLLSEAAGARPFAAVIDPDDEAFLAPGDMPARIDAHLARTGQAPPDGPGGYVRCVLESLALAHRRTLRLAAALAGRDPVRIHLVGGGSRNALLCQWTSDATGLPVTAGPAEATALGNILVQARAHGLVGDLDDMRRLVARTQELRHYTPRGDPRAWDRAAARLEADRAPGVPPSTAVRAPTGADRTRYGRRRKETHG
- a CDS encoding SpoIIE family protein phosphatase, coding for MTDHDQQSSRSVPPRLLIDRTRNSETATAQRLAMNRTGSFEWNVEADTLDIDDAGLLVFGLDPHAFDRRPETVMERLEQSERTRLEVAIDEAIKSGRSSYSVHFRVPLDNGKEQWTHIQARILRTEDGQVQRIIGVVQDTTAEVTHSAFVLDLEKRRQRQTSIVERTTSALSRAVTVDDVTASLTGPGGLARLGADGLSLGLVENTSMNVIALSGDSVEAIDELRYTGLDRDFPLADTTLSGRPRFLTSVSALVHRYPALAPHADRMEFRAAAYLPLVAQARSLGTLALFYRERTVFNADERNLCLGLAAIVAQSLQRAKLFDEEREFATGLQSAMLPRRIQEIEGGEIAVRYHSAWSGRQVGGDWYDVIALPKNRFGIVVGDVQGHDTHAAATMGQLRIALRAYAAEGHSPSTVLARASRFLSELDTDRFATCTYAQVDLASGTVRVVRAGHFGPLIRHTDGRVGSPQVRGGLPLGISTDFGDEEFPETRLDLVPGETLVLYTDGLVEEPGADIDSGVRTLINEVNAGPAGAQALADHLSERLWERWGSGDDVALLVLRRSPDPGSPRAPRLHQYIHQADPEGLSDARTIVRQALTDWDMAELADDAELVTDELLVNVLLHTEGGAVLTLEVLPEPVRRVRLSVQDRSSAWPRRRSPGETATSGRGLLLLDAVATRWGVEPRGEGKAVWCEIGPPVPPVSTARSATEPV
- a CDS encoding GNAT family N-acetyltransferase; amino-acid sequence: MLIREATTEDWPAIWPFFHEIVAAGETFTYPLDLGEEEAESWWLLKSPNRTVVAVDDDGTILGTAKMNNNHMGNGSHIGSASYMVDPEHSGQGVGRALCEYTLEWAREAGFRAMQFNAVVETNTHAVRLYRSLGFEILGTLPEGFKHPERGLVGLHIMHRRL
- a CDS encoding bifunctional aldolase/short-chain dehydrogenase: MTSATHPEVAALLERAHRIGSDPRNTNYAGGNASAKATAIDPVTGRETELLWVKGSGGDLGTLTEAGLAVLRLDRVRALEDVYPGVEREDEMVAAFDYCLHGRGGAAPSIDTAMHALVGAAHVDHLHPDSGIALACAADGEKLTAECFGEKVAWVGWRRPGFQLGLDIAAVKEANPRAVGVILGGHGITAWGETSQECERNALWMIRTAEAFLEERGRAEPFGPVWAGREPLAEERRRERAAALAPLIRGLVSTDRPQVGHFTDAEPVLDFLARTGHPRLAALGTSCPDHFLRTKVRPLVLDLPADAPQAEAEARLRELHAEYREAYRAYYERHASPGSPAMRGADPAIVLVPGVGMFSFGKDKQTARVAGEFYLNAIQVMRGAEAVSSYAPIEESEKFRIEYWELEEAKLRRMPRPRPLATRVALVTGAGSGIGRAIAHRLVAEGACVVVVDRDAGNAASVAQELGGPDAAVAVTADVTDEQQIVAAFGAAALAFGGVDLVVNNAGISVSKPLLDTTAQDWDLQHDIMARGSFLVSREAARMMRVQNLGGDIVYVTSKNAVFAGPNNIAYSATKADQAHQVRLLAAELGEHGIRVNGVNPDGVVRGSGIFASGWGAQRAATYGVEEEKLGEFYAQRTLLKREVLPEHVANAVFALTGGDLTHTTGLHIPVDAGVAAAFLR
- a CDS encoding L-fucose/L-arabinose isomerase family protein, whose product is MADVPPAVPGSALTRVTRRRTRVGLVSGGLGAYWPQFPGLLERLRESARFVTGRFEEMDCEVVDAGFVSDPQEAAGAAGKLRAADCDIVVTFLTTYLTASMVLPIAQRAHAPVLVIDLQPTEAMDHANTDTGAWLAYCGQCPLPEIANVFRRGGIPFRSVSGHLRDENAWTRIRRWIRAARVRGVLRHGRHGLMGHLYPGMLDVSTDMTLVSTRFGGHVEVLEFDDLRVRVAAVTDAAAAERVALARTVFTLDSSVDEGDLAWAARVSVGLDRLVEDFGLDSLAYYHRGLEGEIHERLGAGMILGASLLTARGVPMAGEYELRTSLAMLVADTLGAGGSFTEFQALNFRDRVVEMGHDGPAHLAISSGDPLLRGLGVYHGKRGWGVSVEFDVEHGPVTTFGIGQEADGTFTFIASEGEVVPGPLLEIGNTTSRVDFGFDPGEWTDAWSATGVGHHWTLCTGHRAKDLRAAAGLLGVPFQVVDGPGEL
- a CDS encoding metalloregulator ArsR/SmtB family transcription factor; the protein is MSTAADGGFEDPPAEVLTEAAAAFGLLATPARLHIVWALSQGESDVTGLADRVGGTLPSVSQHLTKLKLAGLVRSRREGRRQVYLVDDPDVVTVVRLMVGQLTERAGRRPARSVRLRERGA
- a CDS encoding enoyl-CoA hydratase/isomerase family protein; translation: MNHEDPVLLHTEGRVRHITLNRPRALNALNHVMVARLDEALAEAEHDDSVTAVLLTGAGERGLCAGGDIRSIYEDARAGNNASTDFWRDEYRLNARIARFPKPYVAIMDGIVMGGGVGISAHGDVRVVTERSRVAMPETGIGFVPDVGGTHLLAAAPGELGTHLALTAEAAGPGDALLCGLADHFVPSHHLTALVTDLAGCGTATEIEKTVLRYASPAPAGELAEHREWIDSCYRADSVEEIVDRLGSSGVPAAERAAETVLAKSPTALKVTLAALRRARGLDSLEAVLDQEYRTSCTAFTRPDLVEGVRAQIIDKDRSPRWSPAALADVTDADVASFFAPLGDRELGLAPGRQVGPAAGSPTEH